In the Kribbella sp. NBC_00482 genome, one interval contains:
- a CDS encoding cytidine deaminase family protein, with the protein MLTLQPLTDDDRELIELARRTVDANTDGPDGVYTMGAAVRGADGRMYAGINLYHFTGGPCAELVALGRARAEGARELTTIVAVGNEGRGVVGPCGRDRQVFVDYHPTIRVILPTDNGPASVLATDLLPGAYRWTP; encoded by the coding sequence ATGCTGACCCTGCAACCGCTGACCGACGACGACCGCGAGCTGATCGAGTTGGCCCGCCGTACGGTCGACGCCAACACCGACGGACCGGACGGCGTCTACACGATGGGCGCCGCGGTCCGCGGTGCCGACGGCCGGATGTACGCCGGTATCAACCTGTACCACTTCACCGGCGGCCCCTGCGCCGAACTGGTCGCGCTCGGCCGCGCCCGCGCCGAAGGAGCCCGCGAACTCACCACGATCGTGGCCGTAGGCAACGAGGGACGCGGTGTCGTCGGCCCGTGCGGCCGCGACCGCCAGGTCTTCGTCGACTACCACCCCACGATCCGCGTCATCCTACCGACAGACAACGGCCCCGCCTCGGTCCTCGCGACGGACCTCCTGCCGGGCGCCTACCGCTGGACCCCTTGA
- a CDS encoding cold-shock protein, which yields MAQGTVKWFNAEKGFGFITVDGGGADVFVHYSTIQTDGFRSLDENQRVEFDVVQGPKGQQAENVNIV from the coding sequence ATGGCACAGGGAACTGTGAAGTGGTTCAACGCCGAAAAGGGCTTCGGCTTCATCACCGTCGACGGCGGCGGAGCGGACGTGTTCGTCCACTACTCCACCATCCAGACCGACGGCTTCCGTAGCCTCGACGAGAACCAGCGCGTCGAGTTCGACGTCGTCCAGGGCCCGAAGGGTCAGCAGGCGGAGAACGTCAACATCGTCTGA
- a CDS encoding ABC transporter substrate-binding protein, translating into MTISRRQVLGLGTGLAAMAVAGCGSNSGRPSSGGSDGSKPALQQWYHQYGEAGTQQAVEKYAKAYPDATVTIQWSPGDYEKKAATALLTDQGPDVFEYPNGPTIDMIKGNQVVELTDLLGDAKSDFNAALLERMSYQGKLYAIPQVIDMQLLVYRKSLLSAAGVEPPQTVDDLLAAAKKLTNNKTKGLFVGNDGGVGVLGGPALWSAGVDYLTKDNQFGFDDPAAFESLRKLREFWTAKVLLLGAPTDWSDPSAFVQGLTAMQFTGLWTLPVIEKALPGDYGVLPWPKLNATTGAPSVPVGGYGACVNAKSKNLDAAKKFVKWLWVDQTDDQLDFAQSYGFHVPARQSLSAKADKLKSGPAADAVKLLNENGRPQNPMLWSPKASSAYSDALNKIIRSGADPAAEIKTVKTVTEAELKRITG; encoded by the coding sequence ATGACGATCAGTCGGCGGCAGGTACTCGGGCTCGGGACTGGACTGGCCGCGATGGCCGTGGCGGGATGCGGGTCGAACTCCGGGCGGCCGTCGTCCGGCGGATCGGACGGGTCGAAGCCGGCGCTCCAGCAGTGGTACCACCAGTACGGCGAAGCGGGCACGCAGCAGGCGGTGGAGAAGTACGCGAAGGCGTACCCGGATGCGACCGTGACGATCCAGTGGTCCCCGGGCGACTACGAGAAGAAGGCCGCGACGGCGCTGCTCACCGATCAGGGCCCGGACGTGTTCGAGTACCCGAACGGGCCGACGATCGACATGATCAAGGGCAATCAGGTCGTCGAGCTGACCGATCTGCTGGGCGACGCGAAGAGCGACTTCAACGCTGCGCTGCTCGAGCGGATGTCGTACCAGGGCAAGCTGTACGCGATCCCGCAGGTGATCGACATGCAGCTGCTCGTGTACCGCAAGAGCCTGCTGAGCGCGGCCGGCGTAGAACCGCCGCAGACCGTCGACGACCTGCTGGCCGCCGCGAAGAAGCTCACCAACAACAAGACCAAGGGGCTGTTCGTCGGCAACGACGGCGGCGTCGGCGTGCTCGGCGGGCCGGCGCTCTGGTCGGCCGGTGTCGACTACCTGACCAAGGACAACCAGTTCGGTTTCGACGACCCCGCGGCGTTCGAGTCGCTGCGCAAACTGCGGGAGTTCTGGACGGCGAAGGTGTTGTTGCTCGGGGCACCGACCGACTGGTCCGACCCGTCCGCGTTCGTCCAGGGCCTGACCGCGATGCAGTTCACCGGTCTGTGGACGCTCCCGGTGATCGAGAAGGCGCTCCCCGGCGACTACGGCGTACTCCCCTGGCCGAAGCTGAACGCCACCACCGGCGCGCCGAGTGTCCCGGTCGGTGGGTACGGCGCCTGCGTGAACGCCAAGTCGAAGAACCTCGACGCCGCGAAGAAGTTCGTCAAGTGGCTGTGGGTGGATCAGACCGACGATCAGCTCGACTTCGCGCAGTCGTACGGCTTCCACGTCCCGGCCCGCCAGAGCCTGTCGGCGAAGGCGGACAAGCTGAAGTCCGGCCCGGCCGCGGACGCGGTCAAGCTGCTGAACGAGAACGGCCGCCCGCAGAACCCGATGCTCTGGTCGCCGAAGGCGAGCTCGGCGTACTCCGACGCGCTGAACAAGATCATCCGCAGCGGCGCCGACCCGGCGGCCGAGATCAAGACCGTCAAGACGGTCACCGAGGCCGAACTCAAGCGGATCACCGGTTGA
- a CDS encoding MFS transporter yields MSGTTRAGSYRDVLLLPSALRTFVPALLGRLSYGLLPLSLLFTVQQSTNSFATAGAAVAVFGFVSLSMPYKARLVDRYSQRRVLPPLALGASAGLVAIATLGTSDAAVLLLVGATGLLAPPLGPSMRSNWRLLTEGSALKERAYALDAVSEESLFLGGPLIAGTLISLVSAPAALGCSAALMVVGTFAMVTSPVTTATAASAPSRHPLGPLVIPGLRRILLVIMVTASGISAAYVCVAGVAQHAGRPGAAGYVEAAIAAGSVVGGMLWARRRHTRSWSTHLGGLIAVLAAGLLAASFATDLIVLGGVLGLAGAAVAPLFVVSYLAADDVTPPYQRTEASTWINTANNLGSAAGSATAGLVLEHAAPSWGFLGGGVLLVLVALAVGASGVRQARDRG; encoded by the coding sequence GTGTCCGGCACAACTCGTGCCGGGAGCTACCGTGACGTCCTGCTGTTGCCGTCGGCGCTGCGCACCTTCGTGCCCGCGTTGCTCGGCCGGCTGTCGTACGGCCTGCTCCCGTTGTCTTTGCTCTTCACCGTCCAGCAGTCCACCAATTCCTTTGCCACGGCCGGCGCCGCAGTCGCGGTGTTCGGCTTCGTGTCGCTGTCGATGCCGTACAAGGCGCGGCTCGTCGACCGCTACAGCCAGCGCCGCGTCCTGCCGCCCCTCGCACTCGGTGCATCCGCCGGCCTGGTTGCCATCGCAACACTCGGTACGTCGGATGCCGCCGTACTGCTCCTCGTCGGCGCGACCGGGCTACTCGCGCCGCCGTTGGGGCCGTCGATGCGGTCGAACTGGCGACTGCTCACCGAGGGCTCCGCGCTGAAGGAACGCGCGTACGCGCTCGACGCGGTCTCCGAGGAGTCCTTGTTCCTCGGCGGTCCGCTGATCGCGGGCACGCTGATCAGTCTCGTCTCCGCACCGGCCGCGCTCGGCTGCTCGGCCGCCTTGATGGTCGTCGGCACGTTCGCGATGGTGACGAGTCCGGTGACGACTGCGACCGCGGCGTCGGCGCCGTCTCGGCATCCGTTGGGGCCGTTGGTGATCCCCGGTCTGCGCCGGATCCTGCTCGTCATCATGGTCACCGCGTCCGGGATCAGCGCGGCGTACGTCTGCGTGGCGGGCGTCGCGCAGCACGCGGGCCGACCCGGAGCGGCCGGGTACGTCGAGGCGGCGATCGCTGCGGGCAGTGTGGTCGGCGGGATGCTCTGGGCGCGCCGGCGTCACACCCGGTCCTGGTCGACCCATCTCGGCGGGCTGATCGCCGTACTGGCCGCCGGGCTGCTCGCGGCCTCGTTCGCGACCGATCTGATCGTGCTCGGGGGAGTGCTGGGCCTTGCCGGTGCTGCTGTGGCCCCGCTGTTCGTGGTCTCGTACCTGGCCGCCGACGACGTCACGCCGCCGTACCAGCGGACCGAGGCGAGCACCTGGATCAACACCGCCAACAATCTCGGCTCCGCCGCCGGGTCGGCGACCGCCGGGCTGGTGCTCGAACATGCCGCGCCGTCCTGGGGCTTCCTGGGCGGCGGCGTACTGCTCGTCCTGGTCGCGCTGGCGGTCGGCGCGTCAGGCGTCCGACAGGCGCGCGATCGTGGCTGA
- a CDS encoding carbohydrate kinase family protein, with amino-acid sequence MTDEQDRYDVFVQGTVFLDIVMTGLATAPTTGTEIFAEGMGSCPGGVANFAIAAARLGLKTGLASVFGDDAYADFCWRTLADQEGVDLSHSRRIGHWHSPVTVSMSIDRDRAMVTHAHEAPGDPSKLVGPGLNTRSAIVPVAEELPGWTVEARESGALLFGDVGWDPTDEWSPAVLDVLEGFHAFTPNAGEAMAYTRTDTPKAALHKLADRVPLAVVTNGADGVLAIDSETGEEEQVPALPVRSYDPTGAGDVFLASLVLGTLRGWPLAHRLAFSNLCAGLSVQHFGGSLAAPGWGDIIDWVRDHSRHRPGDVDPAVLQHYAFIGDVLPAGPVPIVRRASATIARLSDA; translated from the coding sequence GTGACGGACGAGCAGGACCGCTACGACGTGTTCGTGCAGGGGACGGTGTTCCTCGACATCGTGATGACCGGTCTGGCGACCGCCCCGACCACCGGTACGGAGATCTTCGCCGAGGGGATGGGGTCGTGCCCGGGCGGTGTCGCGAACTTCGCGATCGCGGCCGCGCGGCTCGGCCTGAAGACCGGGCTCGCCTCGGTGTTCGGTGACGATGCGTACGCCGACTTCTGCTGGCGGACCCTCGCCGACCAGGAGGGCGTGGACCTGTCGCACTCACGGCGGATCGGCCACTGGCACTCGCCGGTCACGGTGTCGATGTCCATCGACCGGGACCGGGCGATGGTCACGCATGCGCACGAGGCACCGGGCGATCCGAGCAAGCTCGTGGGTCCGGGCCTGAACACGCGGTCGGCGATCGTTCCGGTGGCGGAGGAACTGCCGGGCTGGACGGTCGAGGCGCGGGAATCCGGTGCGCTCCTGTTCGGTGACGTCGGCTGGGATCCGACGGACGAATGGTCGCCGGCGGTGCTCGACGTACTCGAGGGGTTCCACGCGTTCACGCCGAACGCGGGTGAGGCGATGGCCTACACCCGCACCGACACCCCGAAGGCCGCGCTGCACAAGCTGGCCGACCGCGTGCCGCTCGCGGTGGTGACGAACGGCGCGGACGGCGTACTGGCGATCGACTCCGAGACCGGTGAGGAGGAGCAGGTGCCGGCGCTGCCGGTGCGTTCGTACGACCCGACAGGCGCCGGCGACGTGTTCCTCGCCTCGCTCGTCCTAGGCACCCTCCGCGGCTGGCCGCTCGCCCACCGCCTGGCCTTCAGTAACCTGTGCGCCGGCCTCTCGGTCCAGCACTTCGGCGGCTCCCTCGCGGCACCCGGCTGGGGCGACATCATCGACTGGGTCCGCGACCACAGTCGTCACCGCCCCGGCGACGTCGATCCCGCCGTACTCCAGCACTACGCCTTCATCGGCGATGTCCTTCCGGCCGGTCCCGTCCCGATCGTCCGTCGCGCCTCAGCCACGATCGCGCGCCTGTCGGACGCCTGA
- the ftsE gene encoding cell division ATP-binding protein FtsE, with protein sequence MIRFENVSKTYEGQSKAALLNVNVEIEKGEFVFLVGTSGSGKSTFLRLVLREHRTTRGHIMVAGKDLNRLASWRIPQMRRQIGTVFQDFRLLPNKTVAENVAFALQVIGKPRAHIRKTVPEVLELVGLDGKEDRMPDELSGGEQQRVAIARAFVNRPMILIADEPTGNLDPGTSVGIMKLLDRINRTGTTVVMATHDVSIVDQMRKRVIELENGHVVRDESRGVYGYQH encoded by the coding sequence GTGATCCGCTTCGAGAATGTGTCCAAGACGTACGAGGGCCAGTCCAAGGCCGCTCTGCTGAACGTCAACGTCGAGATCGAGAAAGGCGAGTTCGTCTTCCTGGTCGGAACCTCCGGGTCCGGCAAGTCGACGTTCCTTCGTCTGGTCCTGCGTGAGCACCGGACGACCAGAGGTCACATCATGGTCGCCGGCAAGGACCTCAACCGGCTGGCCAGCTGGCGGATCCCGCAGATGCGGCGCCAGATCGGCACCGTGTTCCAGGACTTCCGGCTGCTGCCGAACAAGACCGTCGCCGAGAACGTGGCGTTCGCGCTGCAGGTGATCGGCAAGCCCCGCGCGCACATCCGCAAGACGGTGCCCGAGGTCCTCGAGCTGGTCGGTCTGGACGGCAAGGAGGACCGGATGCCGGACGAGCTGTCCGGCGGTGAGCAGCAGCGCGTCGCGATCGCCCGCGCGTTCGTGAACCGGCCGATGATCCTGATCGCCGACGAGCCCACCGGAAACCTCGACCCCGGTACGTCGGTCGGCATCATGAAGCTGCTGGACCGGATCAACCGGACCGGGACGACCGTGGTGATGGCCACCCACGACGTCTCGATCGTCGACCAGATGCGCAAGCGCGTGATCGAGCTGGAGAACGGCCATGTCGTCCGCGACGAGTCGCGTGGCGTCTACGGCTACCAGCACTGA
- the ftsX gene encoding permease-like cell division protein FtsX, whose protein sequence is MRLNYILSDLGIGLKRNLSMTIAVVVTIWVSLSLFGSALLAREQVDLMKGNWYDKIQISVFLCTKDSGGRGCSGAEVTQEQKNRIQQVIQTNPDTAPDGVFSESKKEAFESFKKLYKDSPIVSTVTEDQMQESFRVKLRDPTRYQNLVSAVAGLPGVDTVQDLRQYLDPLFKALNGLQVGALISAGLLLVAALMQISNTIRLAAYARRREIGIMRLVGASNFYIQLPFLLEAVLAALIGAVLACGTLWVGVYFVVMQRAAETFRVWQWVGATETFRATLIMVVVGLILAVIPTFLTTRKYLKV, encoded by the coding sequence ATGCGCTTGAACTACATCCTCTCCGACCTCGGGATCGGCCTGAAGCGGAACCTCTCGATGACGATCGCGGTCGTCGTCACCATCTGGGTCTCGCTGTCGCTGTTCGGCAGCGCGCTGCTCGCCCGCGAGCAGGTCGACCTGATGAAGGGGAACTGGTACGACAAGATCCAGATCTCGGTGTTCCTGTGCACCAAGGACTCCGGCGGCCGCGGCTGTTCCGGCGCCGAGGTGACCCAGGAGCAGAAGAACCGGATCCAGCAGGTCATCCAGACGAACCCGGACACCGCGCCCGACGGCGTGTTCTCGGAGTCGAAGAAGGAAGCGTTCGAGTCGTTCAAGAAGCTGTACAAGGACTCGCCGATCGTCAGCACGGTCACCGAGGACCAGATGCAGGAGTCGTTCCGGGTCAAGCTGCGAGATCCGACGCGATATCAGAACCTGGTCAGCGCCGTCGCCGGTCTCCCCGGCGTCGACACCGTCCAGGACCTCCGCCAGTACCTCGATCCGCTGTTCAAGGCGCTCAACGGCTTGCAAGTCGGCGCGTTGATCTCGGCCGGATTGCTGCTGGTCGCGGCCCTGATGCAGATCTCCAACACGATCCGGCTGGCGGCGTACGCCCGGAGACGGGAGATCGGCATCATGCGCCTGGTGGGCGCCTCGAACTTCTATATCCAGCTACCGTTCCTCCTGGAAGCGGTGCTGGCGGCCCTGATCGGCGCTGTTCTTGCCTGCGGCACCTTGTGGGTCGGGGTGTACTTCGTGGTCATGCAGCGGGCGGCGGAGACGTTCCGCGTCTGGCAGTGGGTCGGCGCGACCGAAACCTTCCGCGCCACGCTGATCATGGTCGTCGTCGGCCTGATCCTGGCCGTGATCCCGACATTCCTGACAACACGGAAATACCTCAAAGTCTGA
- a CDS encoding M23 family metallopeptidase: MVPHFPGANPRERGSIKRDDSTGTSTAPNPRSRKRPPGRQTAVAACCLVLSLSAGVLAAVPSAPSAEAKPPDPVAKKKQLDAQLGQQKADLDDASDQLGKSVAAYNQSVVKYQAVQVRYAAAQGQLAAAKAADAVAAGKLAAAEAALRTAVSDVEAGEKLIAEKRSVAGRAVRSAYQQQNSLVGLSIALRGAAPADIATGMQVQRNVFGIQSNAITNLNNAQAQLASKRVKVAAAEKESEVARAEAAATVKRVTELTKQVAADRAEAAAIAKVKLTAFKAAEKEKNTELAQYNSLLRERNRVEQLLIARAKAEKAAAARRKAAAEKAERAKARKENRKPRDIPDDPPSSGGGRLAYPVSSYITSPYGMRFHPVLHYWKLHDGTDFRAPCGTPIRAAADGKVTDKYYNGGYGNRLFVSHGVMGGSSITTVYNHLSRYKAGVGERVQKGEIIGYAGTTGYSTGCHLHFMVYQDGRVVNPMKWL; this comes from the coding sequence GTGGTCCCGCACTTCCCCGGTGCGAACCCGCGTGAGCGGGGGAGCATCAAGCGAGACGACAGCACCGGCACCTCCACCGCGCCGAACCCGCGATCACGCAAGCGACCGCCGGGCCGGCAGACGGCGGTTGCCGCTTGCTGCCTTGTCCTGTCCCTGTCCGCCGGTGTCCTGGCGGCGGTTCCGTCCGCTCCGTCCGCGGAGGCGAAACCGCCGGATCCAGTCGCCAAGAAGAAGCAACTCGACGCGCAGCTCGGTCAGCAGAAGGCCGATCTCGACGACGCGTCCGACCAGCTCGGCAAGTCCGTTGCCGCGTACAACCAATCCGTCGTCAAGTACCAGGCAGTCCAGGTCCGGTACGCCGCCGCGCAGGGGCAACTCGCCGCTGCGAAGGCCGCCGACGCGGTTGCCGCGGGCAAGCTCGCCGCGGCCGAGGCGGCGTTGCGTACGGCGGTGTCCGACGTCGAGGCCGGCGAGAAGCTGATCGCGGAGAAGCGGTCCGTCGCGGGTCGCGCCGTACGGTCGGCGTACCAGCAGCAGAACAGCCTCGTGGGCCTGTCGATCGCGCTGCGCGGTGCCGCGCCGGCCGATATCGCGACCGGGATGCAGGTCCAGCGGAACGTCTTCGGCATCCAGAGCAACGCGATCACCAACCTGAACAACGCGCAGGCGCAGCTCGCCAGCAAGCGGGTCAAGGTCGCGGCCGCGGAGAAGGAGTCCGAGGTCGCTCGCGCCGAGGCCGCCGCAACGGTCAAGCGCGTCACCGAGCTGACCAAGCAGGTCGCGGCCGACCGGGCCGAGGCAGCGGCGATCGCGAAGGTCAAGCTGACCGCGTTCAAGGCCGCCGAGAAGGAGAAGAACACCGAGCTGGCGCAGTACAACTCGCTGCTGCGTGAGCGGAACCGGGTCGAACAGCTCCTGATCGCGCGGGCGAAGGCGGAGAAGGCAGCCGCCGCGCGCCGGAAGGCCGCTGCCGAGAAGGCGGAGCGGGCGAAGGCACGCAAGGAGAACCGGAAACCGCGGGACATTCCGGACGATCCGCCGTCCTCCGGCGGCGGGCGGCTGGCCTACCCGGTCAGCAGCTACATCACGTCGCCGTACGGAATGCGTTTTCACCCGGTCCTGCACTACTGGAAGCTGCACGACGGCACCGACTTCCGCGCCCCCTGCGGTACGCCGATCCGCGCCGCGGCCGACGGGAAGGTGACGGACAAGTACTACAACGGTGGCTACGGAAACCGGCTCTTCGTTTCACACGGTGTGATGGGCGGGTCGTCGATCACGACGGTCTACAACCACCTGTCGCGGTACAAGGCCGGGGTCGGTGAACGCGTCCAGAAGGGCGAGATCATCGGGTACGCCGGAACCACGGGCTACTCCACCGGTTGCCACCTGCACTTCATGGTCTACCAGGACGGCCGCGTGGTTAATCCCATGAAGTGGTTGTAG
- the smpB gene encoding SsrA-binding protein SmpB: MVKQSGREKPIAQNRKARHDYHIEDVVEAGLVLTGTEVKSLRQGRASLVDAFAAVRGRELWLQGMHIPEYKHGTWTNHEPRRTRKLLLHKDEVQKLIHEVEQQGVSLIPLSLYFKDGYAKVELATGRGKKDYDKRHALAERQANREAQRALSDRRRQ, translated from the coding sequence ATGGTGAAACAGTCCGGCCGGGAGAAGCCGATCGCGCAGAATCGTAAGGCGCGACACGACTACCACATCGAGGACGTGGTGGAGGCCGGGCTGGTGCTGACGGGGACCGAGGTCAAGTCCCTCCGGCAGGGCCGGGCCTCCCTCGTCGACGCGTTCGCCGCCGTCCGCGGGCGCGAGCTCTGGCTGCAGGGCATGCACATCCCGGAGTACAAGCACGGCACGTGGACGAACCACGAGCCCCGCCGTACGCGGAAGCTGCTGCTGCACAAGGACGAAGTACAGAAACTGATCCACGAGGTCGAGCAGCAAGGGGTGTCGCTGATCCCGCTGTCGCTGTACTTCAAGGACGGCTACGCGAAGGTCGAGCTCGCCACCGGGCGCGGCAAGAAGGACTACGACAAGCGCCACGCCCTGGCCGAACGCCAGGCGAACCGCGAAGCCCAGCGCGCCCTCTCGGACCGCCGACGGCAGTAA
- a CDS encoding DUF1707 and DUF4870 domain-containing protein has product MSTSELLVTPAQRDRGVEILKEMYADGRLDHMEFDLRLDKALKARTRAELNSSFDGLVSRPVPTFAPAAFTRPAPLQTYRGDGRGMGTIAHWLGYPTSFVGPALVVATAGQKNPAVRRHAVEALNFQLTAFGAFALLGIATGITDGFVSFLFPILGILWFLLTGVGGLATAAGNKFRYPFTLRLIK; this is encoded by the coding sequence ATGTCCACATCAGAGCTGCTGGTGACGCCGGCCCAACGGGACCGGGGCGTCGAGATCCTGAAAGAAATGTACGCCGACGGTCGGCTGGACCACATGGAGTTCGACCTCCGGCTCGACAAGGCCCTGAAGGCCCGCACCCGGGCAGAGCTGAACAGCTCGTTCGACGGGCTGGTCTCCCGGCCGGTCCCGACGTTCGCCCCGGCCGCCTTCACCCGGCCGGCGCCGCTGCAGACCTACCGCGGCGACGGGCGCGGGATGGGCACGATCGCGCACTGGCTCGGGTACCCGACGTCGTTCGTCGGCCCGGCGCTCGTCGTCGCGACCGCCGGCCAGAAGAATCCCGCCGTACGCCGGCACGCCGTCGAGGCGCTGAACTTCCAGCTGACCGCGTTCGGGGCGTTCGCGCTGCTGGGGATCGCGACCGGGATCACCGACGGGTTCGTGTCGTTCCTGTTCCCGATCCTCGGCATCCTCTGGTTCCTGCTGACCGGCGTCGGCGGCCTGGCCACCGCGGCCGGCAACAAGTTCCGCTACCCGTTCACCCTGCGCCTGATCAAGTAG
- a CDS encoding helix-turn-helix domain-containing protein — MTVSVLRDGMPQQAVADAMRERGHRWSQSTVWSVEKGERRLLLSEAADLAEVLDVPVDALLKRPDEIGLQSEIAGQCRTIGMLYNETIWTMYELSAAHTALRDQLEQAEHKGFRLTLVTEATINDVKQMTPGHALEEAENLNDAEPPRTREDFDAMRKVAERG, encoded by the coding sequence GTGACGGTGTCCGTGCTGCGGGATGGCATGCCTCAGCAGGCGGTGGCTGACGCGATGCGCGAACGGGGTCACCGGTGGAGTCAGTCGACGGTTTGGTCGGTCGAGAAGGGCGAGCGCCGGCTTCTGCTGAGCGAGGCGGCCGACCTGGCGGAGGTGCTCGACGTACCGGTCGACGCGCTTCTGAAGCGGCCTGATGAGATCGGCTTGCAGAGCGAGATCGCCGGCCAGTGCCGGACCATCGGGATGCTCTACAACGAGACGATCTGGACGATGTACGAGTTGTCTGCAGCGCACACGGCATTGCGGGACCAGCTTGAGCAGGCCGAGCACAAGGGCTTTCGACTGACACTCGTCACCGAGGCGACGATCAACGATGTCAAGCAGATGACGCCAGGACATGCGCTCGAAGAAGCAGAGAATCTGAACGACGCGGAACCGCCGCGGACGCGAGAGGATTTCGACGCCATGCGGAAGGTCGCCGAGCGTGGCTAG